The proteins below come from a single Eremothecium sinecaudum strain ATCC 58844 chromosome II, complete sequence genomic window:
- the MCH4 gene encoding Mch4p (Syntenic homolog of Ashbya gossypii ADL156C; Syntenic homolog of Saccharomyces cerevisiae YOL119C (MCH4); Tandem gene duplication in Ashbya gossypii), with protein MTETLEPRTVDFFAEKDLENLQCQEDSTFNGTHANQTTIPLSVSKDVDEFTNEKKTNDNEKFEYDDDDSYPDGGYQAWLVVLGAFMGILPIWGIATSLGVLESHISEHQLANVSSSVVSWIFSLHLMACSACCVFSGAYFDRNGEAHSILVGSVIFVFGIFMTSISTKLWHFVLAFSLCCGCATGVLVTPLLSCIATWFYRKRAIATGVATIGSSIGGVVIPVTLRSLYASAGFPWAIRVVGFMSAACLTLSTLLTRERITPLREPFKTKKEAVKYYWSMIFNWRYFTDGKFVWCALALAIAENGVFLTGTYLSSYVVAHGYKVETGYTVLIVVNSCGILGRYIPGYLADHYFGRFNVVIVITAACVIADAALWLPFGGKMAVLWVYAAIYGFLAGAIFSLTPVCIGQISRTCEFGKRYSTAYLLVSLMTLVVIPIGGALAGGKTIPEYNRLIIFTSALLLIAVVCYTMSRTLAVGWKLCKF; from the coding sequence ATGACAGAAACGCTTGAACCTCGCACAGTGGACTTTTTTGCTGAGAAAGACCTAGAGAATTTGCAATGTCAGGAGGACTCAACATTTAATGGTACACACGCAAACCAAACTACTATTCCACTATCTGTTAGCAAAGATGTGGATGAATTTACAAATGAAAAGAAGACGAACGACAACGAGAAGTTTGAATACGACGACGATGACAGTTATCCCGACGGCGGCTATCAGGCTTGGCTTGTAGTTCTGGGCGCATTCATGGGAATCTTGCCGATATGGGGCATTGCCACTTCCCTAGGTGTGCTAGAAAGTCACATATCTGAACACCAGTTGGCTAACGTTAGTTCCTCTGTTGTTTCATGGATTTTTTCTTTGCATTTGATGGCATGCAGCGCCTGTTGTGTATTCAGCGGCGCTTACTTTGACCGAAACGGCGAAGCGCACTCGATTTTGGTAGGGTCGGtaatttttgtttttggGATATTCATGACTTCTATAAGCACTAAGCTATGGCATTTTGTGCTAGCATTTTCTCTATGCTGTGGTTGCGCAACAGGGGTCCTGGTGACTCCTCTTCTCTCATGTATTGCAACATGGTTCTACCGTAAGCGGGCTATTGCTACCGGCGTAGCCACAATTGGCAGTTCGATCGGCGGAGTTGTGATCCCGGTGACACTAAGGAGTCTATATGCAAGTGCCGGATTTCCATGGGCGATCCGCGTCGTCGGATTCATGAGTGCGGCTTGTCTAACACTATCTACGTTATTAACGCGCGAGAGAATCACACCCCTAAGGGAGCCATTTAAGACGAAAAAGGAAGCGGTCAAGTACTACTGGTCTATGATTTTCAACTGGCGCTACTTTACGGACGGAAAATTTGTATGGTGTGCTTTGGCATTGGCAATAGCAGAAAATGGGGTTTTCCTAACCGGAACATATTTGTCTTCGTATGTGGTGGCCCACGGCTATAAAGTAGAGACTGGATATACTGTCCTAATTGTGGTGAATTCTTGCGGAATTCTAGGTAGGTATATCCCGGGTTACTTAGCTGACCACTATTTTGGGCGGTTCAATGTTGTTATTGTTATTACTGCGGCTTGTGTGATAGCAGATGCGGCACTCTGGCTACCATTTGGAGGAAAGATGGCCGTCCTTTGGGTTTATGCTGCCATTTATGGATTCCTAGCAGGAGCGATATTCTCTTTGACTCCAGTTTGTATCGGACAAATCTCCCGTACATGTGAATTTGGAAAACGGTATTCTACTGCGTATCTATTAGTGTCTTTAATGACTCTGGTCGTTATACCTATTGGTGGTGCATTGGCTGGTGGAAAAACAATTCCTGAATACAATAGGTTAATAATATTCACTTCAGCACTGCTTTTAATAGCAGTAGTATGTTACACAATGTCTCGGACTTTGGCGGTAGGGTGGAAACTTTGCAAATTTTAA
- a CDS encoding peroxiredoxin family protein (Syntenic homolog of Ashbya gossypii ADL154C; Syntenic homolog of Ashbya gossypii NOHBY412; No homolog in Saccharomyces cerevisiae; Syntenic homolog of Kluyveromyces lactis KLLA0A07271g): MFRYSTVRSITPYSRQFSSTARALFAPGTRIPAGLQGIHENSPGNSVEIADQVSNGKFIIVGVPAAFSPACSAKHVPGYIKLLPEFKKKGITEIFVTAVNDSFVTKAWAEQLKCPPGIRMLADTQGTFANAGGLLFDSINIFGNRRSVRYALVVDNGKVTAQFVEPDKIGVDVTSAESVYESL; encoded by the coding sequence ATGTTTAGATATTCAACCGTACGCTCAATTACCCCTTATTCACGCCAATTTTCAAGCACCGCTCGCGCTCTTTTTGCTCCGGGTACCCGCATCCCAGCTGGCCTTCAAGGTATCCATGAAAATTCACCCGGTAACAGTGTCGAAATAGCTGACCAAGTTTCAAACGGTAAGTTTATTATTGTCGGAGTTCCAGCGGCATTTTCACCCGCTTGTTCTGCCAAGCATGTCCCAGGCTACATTAAATTACTTCCTGAATTCAAGAAGAAGGGAATTACAGAGATCTTTGTTACAGCAGTTAATGACTCTTTCGTTACCAAGGCGTGGGCTGAGCAACTAAAATGTCCTCCTGGAATTAGGATGCTAGCAGACACTCAAGGTACCTTTGCAAATGCTGGAGGACTTTTATTTGACTCCATAAACATATTTGGTAACCGCAGATCCGTTCGTTATGCTCTAGTTGTAGATAACGGAAAGGTAACTGCTCAGTTTGTTGAACCGGACAAAATAGGAGTGGATGTAACATCCGCCGAGTCTGTCTATGAGTCTTTATAG
- the RRI2 gene encoding Rri2p (Syntenic homolog of Ashbya gossypii ADL153W; Syntenic homolog of Saccharomyces cerevisiae YOL117W (RRI2)) — MSDEYDEYMVSEAEMEYAELDEDSDEEMGAYEEEDEVVLDDADSKAPNGDQGGCYIERMYFEAKAFKENNMFAEAIQNFETLANSGDVNWTFKALKQLVKSWYLMKTYTVQEKAGKELELSFNRLVRHAIGQQAELGLKYVKKSLISITRRIVPSNSEDFLFDEVANIDIETVKLHLRLLETLQELPAEYNELGALVQELYLENTAWSERLTTGQISSGMHNVFEHAYPKTPGILLLHLQCYITQFLTKGMVPMEQFGRVIFEMQAMVEHSLSLSQQPQAMIIVNFAMCIEDMHAERYESLRQHFWECFQNLEEMGTKKERFSELTLCGLILVDMTLLRSSVAENNDVNPFELEQIRIMGESATVAQLRRLYNDFKNLDFPRLACSLSCLDRFKICLGPLILRLCQLARTRKLWEEIAPLYTCICFNEIQKRLAIGNEQVTHDQLVSLLLQQAMSNKKNIYFKLDLTREYVYFGEEHKVPLTCTPRALVTQAASSQRNECSASNRRNSAQFKALLSNAAAFRSDQSDKPIGRIGQKNEQDTELMEWADDIGIYDVQTNTDHEKFTCLEFMDQLSENRKNIQESDASPQQQPYTEYQGLLAFVQEII; from the coding sequence ATGAGTGATGAATATGATGAGTATATGGTATCAGAGGCTGAGATGGAATATGCTGAGCTAGATGAGGACAGCGATGAGGAAATGGGTGCTTATGAGGAGGAGGATGAGGTTGTTCTTGATGATGCAGATAGCAAAGCGCCAAATGGAGACCAGGGTGGATGTTATATAGAAAGAATGTATTTTGAGGCTAAAGCTTTTAAGGAGAATAATATGTTTGCAGAGGCTATACAGAACTTTGAAACACTAGCTAATAGTGGCGATGTGAATTGGACTTTTAAGGCGTTGAAGCAGTTGGTTAAGAGCTGGTACTTGATGAAAACTTACACTGTGCAGGAAAAGGCAGGCAAGGAGTTAGAATTGAGCTTTAATAGGCTGGTGCGTCATGCAATTGGTCAGCAGGCTGAGTTGGGGTTGAAGTATGTGAAGAAATCACTTATTAGTATCACTCGTCGTATTGTACCTAGCAACAGCGAGGATTTCCTCTTTGATGAGGTAGCGAACATAGATATAGAGACTGTTAAGCTACACCTGCGACTCTTGGAGACGCTGCAGGAGCTTCCTGCGGAATACAATGAGCTTGGTGCTCTGGTGCAGGAGCTATATCTGGAGAACACTGCGTGGAGCGAGAGATTGACCACAGGACAGATCTCTAGTGGCATGCACAATGTCTTTGAGCACGCATATCCTAAGACGCCCGGGATCCTGCTACTTCATCTTCAGTGCTATATCACGCAATTTCTGACGAAAGGAATGGTACCAATGGAACAATTTGGCCGAGTCATTTTTGAAATGCAAGCCATGGTAGAGCACTCTTTATCATTATCACAACAACCGCAGGCAATGATTATTGTGAACTTTGCAATGTGCATAGAAGACATGCATGCGGAAAGATATGAGTCACTAAGGCAGCACTTTTGGGAATGTTTCCAAAACCTGGAGGAGATGGGGACCAAAAAGGAAAGGTTCAGTGAACTCACCTTATGCGGTTTAATCTTGGTGGACATGACTTTGTTGCGTTCTTCCGTAGCTGAAAATAACGATGTAAACCCTTTTGAATTAGAGCAGATCAGGATAATGGGTGAAAGTGCTACAGTTGCCCAACTTCGGCGTCTCTACAACGATTTCAAGAACTTGGATTTCCCACGACTTGCCTGCTCTCTATCATGCTTAGATCGTTTCAAAATATGTCTTGGTCCACTTATATTAAGGTTGTGTCAGCTGGCACGCACAAGAAAGCTATGGGAAGAGATTGCACCGTTGTATACCTGTATTTGCTTCAATGAAATCCAAAAGCGGCTGGCAATTGGGAATGAGCAGGTTACTCACGACCAACTAGTGTCGCTGCTCTTACAGCAAGCGATGTCGAATAAGAAAAATATCTACTTTAAGCTGGATCTTACAAGAGAATACGTATATTTCGGGGAAGAGCATAAAGTACCACTTACATGTACACCACGCGCACTAGTGACTCAGGCTGCTTCGTCGCAGCGTAATGAATGTTCTGCTAGTAATAGGCGTAACAGCGCGCAGTTCAAGGCGCTATTGTCAAATGCTGCTGCATTTCGGTCTGACCAATCTGATAAGCCTATTGGAAGAATTGGTCAAAAAAATGAACAAGATACTGAACTGATGGAGTGGGCAGATGACATCGGAATATATGATGTTCAAACAAATACAGACCATGAAAAGTTCACGTGCCTGGAATTTATGGACCAACTAAGTGAAAATAGGAAAAATATCCAAGAATCTGATGCCAGCCCTCAACAGCAGCCGTATACCGAATATCAAGGATTATTAGCATTCGTTCAAGAGATAATATAG
- the MSN1 gene encoding Msn1p (Syntenic homolog of Ashbya gossypii ADL152W; Syntenic homolog of Saccharomyces cerevisiae YOL116W (MSN1)), protein MDMQSNMELAQMEQRIQVLERQISMYERLFQTFSAKLDHHFKKYDLVINGQQQQIKALTDVLSTMLNDQCRSAGILRDKLGGALDGIVTTSASIRTMQSTGRGNSGSTPETSGNGSNKTNNNHNPSGSLPHDTRQNSGDANMTNVDALLGNFIPPHVSSDPPLDINAVTDHHNNSSPSEQAVPGHAEEQADENLKEEQYYTHKGRRKKRKVYIRKFEFHNSPQSVMDIWKEYTEGHNGQPSIKDMELMYQTSWRRDPAVNKRFHRRKVLCKAIERGLERGYDLHDVIRLLEDTRVVDASTNLKQPIGWLCQGSNIPDLLK, encoded by the coding sequence ATGGACATGCAGTCTAATATGGAACTAGCACAGATGGAGCAACGCATACAAGTGCTAGAAAGACAGATCTCGATGTACGAAAGACTATTTCAAACGTTTAGTGCTAAGCTTGACCATCACTTCAAGAAATACGACTTGGTGATCAATGGtcagcagcagcaaatTAAGGCCCTTACGGATGTCTTGAGTACTATGCTAAACGACCAGTGTCGCTCCGCTGGGATCCTACGAGATAAGTTGGGAGGTGCGCTGGACGGGATAGTCACAACATCCGCATCGATAAGGACAATGCAGTCAACTGGCAGAGGTAACTCAGGTTCCACGCCAGAAACTAGTGGAAATGGGTCAAATAAGACCAACAATAACCATAACCCATCGGGTTCTCTACCGCATGACACTCGACAAAATAGTGGCGATGCTAATATGACAAATGTGGACGCCCTCCTGGGGAACTTCATACCACCTCACGTGTCTTCAGATCCACCTTTGGATATAAATGCTGTCACAGACCATCATAACAACTCATCGCCATCTGAGCAGGCCGTACCTGGCCATGCTGAGGAGCAGGCGGACGAAAACCTCAAAGAAGAACAATACTACACTCATAAAGGACGGAGGAAGAAACGCAAGGTATATATTAGAAAGTTCGAGTTTCATAACTCACCACAGTCAGTCATGGACATATGGAAAGAATATACAGAGGGTCACAACGGTCAACCGTCTATTAAGGATATGGAACTTATGTACCAGACCTCCTGGCGCCGCGATCCTGCGGTCAATAAGCGATTTCATAGACGAAAGGTTTTATGCAAGGCTATCGAACGAGGTCTTGAACGCGGCTACGATCTACACGATGTGATACGTCTGCTCGAAGACACTCGAGTCGTCGACGCCTCGACCAACCTCAAACAGCCCATAGGGTGGTTATGTCAAGGAAGTAACATCCCGGATCTGCTTAAATAA
- a CDS encoding HBL277Wp (Syntenic homolog of Ashbya gossypii ADL151W; Syntenic homolog of Saccharomyces cerevisiae YGR239C (PEX21) and YHR160C (PEX18)) has protein sequence MSMCQSNALQQLITKSDVGKSSLGRIGPVNAKQSALQVPSVENQFLNPGGLVDGSMNQFMGLGEPLTGIVSGVRDARDTSWLQQFRRMNMDDPLEFQSDYKSMYKQYEQRQQGASLRVGGLANLQMPVLSQHHIQHSSLQHGLQQGLQQGLQQGLQQPGFHQQQKEQLDSYLEHEFEALESSLKESEAGVSATLTFDDAQLEFQKAATSVYSTLASSSQKGRFNESKFLGLMQRIRDGEVTLEKKEETKSYTGLYSVSSGESVGERFLHVPEVIAATEASLDEKPALAEQLEKIMDDIQDFSGLSSTEAAMKILR, from the coding sequence ATGTCTATGTGTCAGAGTAATGCTTTGCAGCAACTCATCACAAAGTCTGATGTTGGGAAATCAAGTTTGGGCAGAATCGGCCCTGTGAATGCCAAACAAAGCGCTTTGCAAGTGCCTTCTGTTGAAAATCAGTTTTTGAATCCTGGTGGTTTAGTTGACGGGTCAATGAACCAGTTCATGGGCTTGGGTGAGCCTCTGACAGGTATTGTATCGGGGGTTCGCGATGCTCGGGACACAAGTTGGTTGCAGCAGTTTAGGAGGATGAATATGGATGATCCGCTGGAGTTCCAGAGCGACTACAAGAGCATGTACAAACAGTATGAACAGCGACAACAGGGGGCGTCATTGCGCGTTGGTGGTCTTGCAAATCTTCAGATGCCTGTTCTATCTCAGCATCATATACAGCACTCGAGCTTGCAGCATGGATTGCAACAGGGATTGCAGCAAGGGTTGCAGCAAGGGTTGCAGCAACCGGGCTTTCATCAGCAGCAGAAGGAGCAGCTAGACAGCTACCTCGAGCACGAGTTTGAGGCCTTGGAAAGTAGTCTTAAGGAGTCGGAGGCGGGTGTCTCCGCGACTTTAACCTTCGATGATGCGCAGCTCGAGTTCCAGAAGGCTGCTACATCGGTATACAGCACTCTTGCATCTTCATCTCAAAAAGGTAGGTTTAACGAGTCGAAGTTTCTAGGATTAATGCAGCGGATCCGTGATGGAGAGGTCACGCTCGAGAAAAAGGAGGAAACGAAGAGCTACACGGGGTTATATTCAGTATCAAGTGGTGAATCTGTCGGGGAACGCTTTTTACACGTTCCCGAAGTGATAGCAGCAACAGAGGCCAGTCTCGATGAAAAACCTGCTTTGGCAGAGCAGTTGGAAAAAATAATGGACGACATACAAGATTTTTCGGGCCTGTCCTCGACAGAGGCAGCTATGAAGATTCTACGGTAA
- the TDA11 gene encoding Tda11p (Syntenic homolog of Ashbya gossypii ADL150C; Syntenic homolog of Saccharomyces cerevisiae YHR159W (TDA11)) translates to MSAMKGNGSERFDGIGHEFPSNDELGDSKNNIVGENNENENHILSIVDKNKDCYISGMSADISSGNISCESKDLEPVLKITKFADGALCTGKDSSGEDIWHNAEDKMKNSTQQAVNLRRNASIKRKSLIQSIISPGSGSPNLPSPLSHCNNNGSAGGFTNSAALNPNAVSWGYQQKCSSQGSGHSRASSSGSIRSEDEALTDVSAMLQTLATRELEVLEQRKNVEDLRKHLELEERTLAMQMQELDGLKLKVSYALDPNSGGSLNHIRGVPPASEQVVIQNQEARNATQSLQGKSRPSKNIERSSSRRSSAAGSAPPKQGTTVPPVKQESVWSKSLSLLNDFDQLLQQGLEKKLGFEDIAPSQHLSSTKTYSKSNRVLLEDKGISFWGFVQDFKATLLSLGEIGYPPDTPTGQKQRNENHDPKLTRSNSTNKKRKNSAGNKTRLTREGREGSRKLVTIDEKLSQAAPVSSTPRILHQQERSNTETR, encoded by the coding sequence ATGTCGGCCATGAAAGGTAATGGTTCGGAGCGTTTTGACGGTATTGGACACGAATTCCCGTCGAATGATGAGCTTGGCGACAGCAAAAACAATATTGTAGGcgaaaataatgaaaatgaaaacCACATATTGTCGATTGTTGATAAGAATAAAGACTGCTATATTAGTGGAATGAGCGCTGATATTTCAAGCGGTAACATTAGCTGTGAAAGCAAAGACCTTGAGCCGGTACTAAAGATTACAAAGTTCGCGGACGGTGCTTTATGTACGGGAAAAGACTCAAGCGGCGAGGATATCTGGCACAATGCCGAAGATAAGATGAAGAATAGCACCCAACAGGCCGTTAACCTTCGTAGAAATGCCAGCATCAAGCGAAAGTCATTAATTCAGTCGATAATTTCTCCAGGGTCAGGTTCACCTAACCTTCCGTCGCCTCTAAGCCATTGTAATAACAATGGCTCCGCTGGAGGGTTTACAAACAGTGCAGCTTTAAACCCCAATGCTGTGAGTTGGGGCTATCAGCAAAAGTGCTCCTCACAGGGGTCTGGACATTCGCGGGCGAGTAGCAGCGGATCTATTCGTTCAGAAGATGAGGCTCTCACCGATGTGTCTGCGATGTTACAGACACTTGCAACGCGAGAATTAGAGGTGTTAGAGCAACGCAAGAATGTCGAGGATCTACGAAAGCACTTGGAACTGGAGGAAAGAACATTGGCTATGCAAATGCAAGAGTTAGATGGCCTGAAGCTGAAGGTTTCGTATGCCCTAGACCCTAACTCGGGAGGGTCTTTGAATCATATACGTGGTGTGCCTCCAGCATCAGAACAGGTGGTaattcaaaatcaagaagCTCGTAACGCTACTCAGAGTCTACAAGGCAAGTCGCGCCCCTCCAAGAATATTGAGCGTTCCTCGTCCCGACGTAGCAGTGCTGCAGGCTCAGCGCCGCCTAAGCAGGGGACCACAGTGCCACCGGTGAAACAAGAGTCTGTATGGTCGAAGTCTTTATCGTTATTGAACGATTTCGACCAACTTCTACAACAAGGATTAGAAAAGAAGCTAGGGTTTGAGGACATCGCGCCGTCACAGCATCTTTCTAGCACAAAAACGTACTCTAAGTCGAACAGAGTACTGCTCGAAGACAAGGGTATCAGCTTCTGGGGATTTGTGCAAGACTTCAAGGCTACCTTGCTCAGCCTAGGGGAGATTGGTTACCCTCCTGATACACCCACAGGGCAGAAACAACGAAATGAGAATCACGACCCAAAACTGACTAGAAGCAACAGTACTAACAAGAAGCGCAAAAACAGCGCTGGAAATAAAACAAGGCTAACACGTGAAGGAAGAGAAGGCTCTAGGAAACTCGTCACTATAGATGAAAAGCTATCCCAAGCTGCGCCTGTATCGTCTACTCCTCGTATCCTTCACCAACAAGAACGTTCTAACACAGAAACGAGATAG